In one Meles meles chromosome 17, mMelMel3.1 paternal haplotype, whole genome shotgun sequence genomic region, the following are encoded:
- the NAXE gene encoding NAD(P)H-hydrate epimerase, which translates to MRRASSMSALRTLLGLGLLAAGSHLRRVPGQAGTCRAGPAWWGTRRPRSGGPGEPAGMASPAVKYLSQEEAQAVDEELFNEYQFSVDQLMELAGLSCATAIAKAYPPKSMSRSPPAVLVICGPGNNGGDGLVCARHLKLFGYQPTIYYPKRPNKPLFIALVTQCQKMEIPFLGEMPREPRLIDELYELVVDAIFGFSFKGDVREPFRSILSILNGLTVPIASIDIPSGWDVEKGNSGGIQPDLLISLTAPKKSATQFTGRYHYLGGRFVPPALEKKYQLNLPPYPDTECVYRLQ; encoded by the exons ATGCGCCGGGCGAGCTCCATGTCCGCCCTGCGGACGCTGCTGGGGCTCGGGCTGCTGGCCGCGGGCTCCCATCTGCGGCGCGTCCCGGGTCAGGCCGGCACCTGCCGTGCGGGGCCCGCGTGGTGGGGGACGCGGCGGCCGCGCTCGGGCGGCCCCGGGGAGCCGGCGGGCATGGCGAGCCCGGCGGTGAAGTACCTGAG CCAGGAGGAGGCCCAGGCAGTGGACGAGGAGCTGTTCAACGAGTACCAGTTCAGCGTGGACCAGCTAATGGAGCTGGCCGGGCTGAGCTGCGCCACGGCCATCGCCAAG GCCTATCCCCCCAAGTCCATGTCCCGGAGCCCCCCCGCCGTCCTGGTCATCTGCGGGCCCGGGAATAACGGAGGAGACGGGCTGGTCTGCGCGCGGCACCTCAAGCTCTTC ggCTACCAGCCAACCATTTATTACCCCAAAAGGCCGAACAAGCCGCTCTTCATAGCGCTGGTGACCCAGTGTCAGAAAATGGAAATCCCTTTCCTTGGTGAAATGCCCCGGGAG cccagGCTGATCGACGAACTGTACGAGCTGGTCGTGGACGCCATCTTTGGCTTCAGCTTCAAGGGTGATGTCCGGGAGCCATTCCGCAGTATCCTGAGCATCCTGAATGGGCTCACGGTGCCCATCGCGAGCATCGACATCCCTTCAG GATGGGACGTGGAGAAGGGGAACTCTGGAGGGATCCAGCCAGACTTGCTCATCTCCCTGACAGCACCCAAAAAGTCGGCCACTCAGTTCACTGGGCGCTACCACTACCTGGGGGGTCGCTTTGTGCCACCTGCTCTGGAAAAGAAGTACCAGCTGAATCTGCCGCCCTACCCCGACACCGAGTGTGTCTACCGTCTGCAGTGA
- the HAPLN2 gene encoding hyaluronan and proteoglycan link protein 2 isoform X1, whose product MPGPLSLPTLCHFLLPWAFAILHKALGDAAPHPGPHYLLPPIHEVIHSHRGATATLPCVLGTPPPSYKVRWSKVEPGELRETLILITNGLHARGYGPLGGRARMRRGHRLDASLVIEGVRLEDEGRYRCELINGIEDESVALTLRLEGVVFPYQPSRGRYQFNYYEAKQACEEQDGRLATYAQLYQAWTEGLDWCNAGWLLEGSVRYPVLNARAPCGGRGRPGIRSYGPRDRKRDRYDAFCFTSMTAGHVFFVPGRLTLSEAHAACRRRGATVAKVGHLYAAWKFSGLDQCDGGWLADGSVRFPITSPRPRCGGLPDPGVRSFGFPRAQQAAFGTYCYSE is encoded by the exons ATGCCAGGTCCGCTCAGTCTCCCAACACTCTGCCACTTCCTTCTCCCTTGGGCCTTCGCCATTCTCCACAAAGCCCTGGGGGATGCAG CACCCCACCCTGGCCCCCACTACCTCCTGCCCCCCATCCACGAGGTCATTCACTCTCATCGTGGGGCCACGGCCACGCTGCCCTGTGTCCTGGGCACCCCGCCTCCCAGCTACAAGGTCCGCTGGAGCAAAGTAGAGCCtggggagctccgggagacgcTGATCCTCATCACCAACGGCCTGCACGCCCGGGGCTACGGGCCCCTTGGGGGGCGTGCCAGGATGCGCAGGGGGCACCGGCTGGACGCCTCCCTAGTCATCGAGGGCGTGCGCCTGGAGGACGAGGGCAGGTACCGCTGTGAACTCATCAACGGCATCGAGGACGAGAGCGTGGCTCTGACGCTGCGCCTGGAGG GAGTGGTGTTTCCGTACCAGCCCAGCCGGGGCCGGTACCAGTTCAATTACTACGAGGCGAAACAAGCGTGCGAGGAGCAGGACGGGCGTCTGGCCACCTACGCCCAGCTGTACCAGG CGTGGACCGAGGGCCTGGACTGGTGCAACGCGGGCTGGCTGCTCGAGGGCTCGGTGCGCTACCCGGTGCTCAATGCGCGCGCCCCGTGCGGCGGCCGGGGGCGGCCGGGGATCCGCAGCTACGGGCCCCGCGACCGGAAGCGCGACCGCTACGACGCCTTCTGCTTCACTTCGATGACGGCAG GCCACGTGTTCTTCGTGCCCGGGCGGCTGACGCTGTCCGAAGCGCACGCGGCGTGCCGGCGGCGCGGGGCCACGGTGGCCAAGGTCGGGCACCTCTACGCCGCCTGGAAGTTCTCGGGGCTGGACCAGTGCGACGGCGGCTGGCTGGCGGACGGCAGCGTGCGCTTCCCCATCACGTCGCCGCGGCCGCGCTGCGGGGGCCTCCCCGACCCCGGCGTGCGCAGCTTCGGCTTCCCGCGAGCCCAGCAGGCGGCCTTCGGGACCTACTGCTACTCGGAGTAG
- the GPATCH4 gene encoding G patch domain-containing protein 4 yields the protein MSVTPEVKSHGMKFAEKQLLKHGWTQGKGLGRKENGITQALKVTLKQDTHGVGHDPAKEFTDHWWNELFNKTAAGLVVETGQDGVRLRHLSKETTRCSRPKPNMLYQKFVKTATLTSSGEKPDKDWESHSDDDNQGPKPPKILTEEMLLQACEGRTAHKAARLGITMKAKLARLEAQEQAFLARLKGQDPETPQLQSESKPPKKKKKKKQQKERDAIATARSAEEACGGDAGQAGWRSRKKTRQKPEAVVAEEQEGAAVGSADREAAGASGPGEQESRERADERRRKRKRRQHGTEETGVPDGGARGQEAEASAGTEQAESSTCAKLHRRQKRRRRPEDGAGNTEDAVWGAAVDGGAREAASRAHGEGKSRRSKKTRPWPQEQEEEEDVRDEGDDGSGACTGPSSRGERKQQGRAAVSADQRVRKKKRKRV from the exons ATGAGCGTCACCCCAGAGGTCAAGAGTCATGGGATGAAGTTTGCTGAGAAGCAGCTGCTGAAGCATGGATGGACACAAG GCAAAGGCCTGGGCCGGAAGGAGAATGGCATCACCCAGGCCCTCAAGGTGACCCTGAAGCAGGACACTCATGGG GTGGGACATGACCCTGCCAAGGAGTTCACAGACCACTGGTGGAATGAGCTCTTCAACAAGACTGCGGCCGGCTTGGTTGTGGAAACTGGGCAG GATGGAGTACGGCTAAGGCACCTTTCTAAGGAGACCACCCGTTGTAGTCGTCCCAAGCCCAACATGCTGTACCAGAAGTTTGTGAAG ACGGCCACTCTGACATCAAGTGGGGAGAAGCCAGACAAGGACTGGGAGAGCCACAGTGATGATGACAACCAGGGACCCAAGCCTCCAAAGAT TCTGACCGAGGAGATGCTGCTCCAGGCCTGTGAAGGGCGCACGGCACACAA GGCCGCTCGTCTCGGGATCACAATGAAAGCTAAGCTTGCCCGGTTGGAGGCCCAGGAGCAGGCGTTCCTGGCTCGTCTCAAaggccaggaccctgagacccctCAACTGCAGTCTGAGAGCAagccccccaaaaaaaagaaaaagaaaaagcagcagaaagagagagatgccaTAGCAACAGCCAGGAGTGCGGAAGAGGCGTGTGGGGGAGACGCAGGCCAGGCGGGctggagaagcaggaagaagaCAAGACAGAAGCCAGAAGCAGTGGTGGCCGAGGAGCAGGAGGGAGCCGCGGTGGGGAGTGCGGACAGGGAGGCCGCAGGAGCGAGTGGACCcggagagcaggagagcagggaGCGAGCCGATGAGCGccgcaggaagaggaagaggaggcagcaCGGCACAGAGGAGACAGGGGTCCCAGATGGGGGGGCCCGAGGTCAGGAGGCTGAGGCCAGTGCCGGGACAGAGCAGGCCGAGAGCAGCACGTGCGCCAAGCTGCATCGCAGACAGAAGAGACGGCGGCGGCCGGAGGATGGGGCCGGGAACACAGAGGATGCGGTGTGGGGGGCTGCTGTGGACGGTGGGGCCCGGGAAGCAGCAAGCAGAGCGCACGGTGAGGGGAAGAGCAGGAGAAGCAAGAAGACAAGACCGTGGccccaggagcaggaggaggaggaggatgtaaGGGATGAAGGGGATGACGGCAGTGGGGCTTGCACCGGCCCAAGCAGCCGAGGCgagaggaagcagcagggacGAGCTGCAGTCAGCGCTGaccagagagtgagaaagaagaaACGGAAGAGAGTGTGA
- the HAPLN2 gene encoding hyaluronan and proteoglycan link protein 2 isoform X2, producing MQVIHSHRGATATLPCVLGTPPPSYKVRWSKVEPGELRETLILITNGLHARGYGPLGGRARMRRGHRLDASLVIEGVRLEDEGRYRCELINGIEDESVALTLRLEGVVFPYQPSRGRYQFNYYEAKQACEEQDGRLATYAQLYQAWTEGLDWCNAGWLLEGSVRYPVLNARAPCGGRGRPGIRSYGPRDRKRDRYDAFCFTSMTAGHVFFVPGRLTLSEAHAACRRRGATVAKVGHLYAAWKFSGLDQCDGGWLADGSVRFPITSPRPRCGGLPDPGVRSFGFPRAQQAAFGTYCYSE from the exons ATGCAG GTCATTCACTCTCATCGTGGGGCCACGGCCACGCTGCCCTGTGTCCTGGGCACCCCGCCTCCCAGCTACAAGGTCCGCTGGAGCAAAGTAGAGCCtggggagctccgggagacgcTGATCCTCATCACCAACGGCCTGCACGCCCGGGGCTACGGGCCCCTTGGGGGGCGTGCCAGGATGCGCAGGGGGCACCGGCTGGACGCCTCCCTAGTCATCGAGGGCGTGCGCCTGGAGGACGAGGGCAGGTACCGCTGTGAACTCATCAACGGCATCGAGGACGAGAGCGTGGCTCTGACGCTGCGCCTGGAGG GAGTGGTGTTTCCGTACCAGCCCAGCCGGGGCCGGTACCAGTTCAATTACTACGAGGCGAAACAAGCGTGCGAGGAGCAGGACGGGCGTCTGGCCACCTACGCCCAGCTGTACCAGG CGTGGACCGAGGGCCTGGACTGGTGCAACGCGGGCTGGCTGCTCGAGGGCTCGGTGCGCTACCCGGTGCTCAATGCGCGCGCCCCGTGCGGCGGCCGGGGGCGGCCGGGGATCCGCAGCTACGGGCCCCGCGACCGGAAGCGCGACCGCTACGACGCCTTCTGCTTCACTTCGATGACGGCAG GCCACGTGTTCTTCGTGCCCGGGCGGCTGACGCTGTCCGAAGCGCACGCGGCGTGCCGGCGGCGCGGGGCCACGGTGGCCAAGGTCGGGCACCTCTACGCCGCCTGGAAGTTCTCGGGGCTGGACCAGTGCGACGGCGGCTGGCTGGCGGACGGCAGCGTGCGCTTCCCCATCACGTCGCCGCGGCCGCGCTGCGGGGGCCTCCCCGACCCCGGCGTGCGCAGCTTCGGCTTCCCGCGAGCCCAGCAGGCGGCCTTCGGGACCTACTGCTACTCGGAGTAG